A portion of the Pan troglodytes isolate AG18354 chromosome 10, NHGRI_mPanTro3-v2.0_pri, whole genome shotgun sequence genome contains these proteins:
- the MLEC gene encoding malectin isoform X3, which produces MKLPILRSNPEDQILYQTERYNEETFGYEVPIKEEGDYVLVLKFAEVYFAQSQQKVFDVRLNGHVVVKDLDIFDRVGHSTAHDEIIPMSIRKGKLSVQGEVSTFTGKLYIEFVKGYYDNPKVCALYIMAGTVDDVPKLQPHPGLEKKEEEEEEEEYDEGSNLKKQTNKNRVQSGPRTPNPYASDNSSLMFPILVAFGVFIPTLFCLCRL; this is translated from the exons CAACCCTGAGGACCAGATCCTGTATCAAACTGAGCGGTACAATGAGGAGACCTTTGGCTACGAAGTGCCCATCAAAGAGGAGGGGGACTACGTGCTGGTCTTGAAATTTGCAGAGGTCTACTTTGCACAGTCCCAGCAAAAG GTATTTGATGTACGATTGAATGGCCACGTCGTGGTGAAGGACTTGGATATCTTTGATCGTGTTGGGCATAGCACAGCTCACGATGAAATTATACCTATGAGCATCAGAAAGGGGAAGCTGAGTGTCCAGGGGGAGGTGTCCACCTTCACAGGGAAACTCTACATTGAGTTTGTCAAG GGGTACTATGACAATCCCAAGGTCTGTGCACTCTACATCATGGCTGGGACAGTGGATG ATGTACCAAAGCTTCAGCCTCATCCGGGattggagaagaaagaagaggaagaagaagaagaagaatatgaTGAAGGGTCTAATCTCAAAAAACAGACCAATAAGAACCGGGTGCAGTCAGGCCCCCGCACACCCAACCCCTATGCCTCGGACAACAGCAGCCTCATGTTTCCCATCCTGGTGGCCTTCGGAGTCTTCATTCCAaccctcttctgcctctgccggTTGTGA